The Amycolatopsis jiangsuensis nucleotide sequence CGATGATGACGCTCGAGCAGCTGCGCGAGACCATCGGCACGCTGAAGGCGCTGCTCGCCGAACGAGGCCGGGAGAACGACCCGTTCGAGTACCAGGCGGTGTGCGTCGACCGGTTCGGGCTCGACGGGTTCCGCGAGCAGGAAGAAGCCGGTGTCACCGACGCGATCACCATGCCGTGGGTGTTCGAGGGCCTCGGGTTCGGCGCCGAGGTGGGCCCGAAGGTCGACGCCATCCGCAAATTCGGCGACGAAGTCATCGCGAAGTTCGGGGAGTGACATGGGCATCGAGGTCAGCTGGGACACCGGCGTGCAGCAGCCGCCTGCACGTGTCGCCGCGTACGCGTCGATGACCGCCGTCACGGCCGGTGACAAGGACGCGTGGATCGCGTTGTTCGCGCCGGACGCGGTGGTGGAGGACCCGGTGGGTCCGTCCATGTTCGACGAACAGGGCAAGGGTCACCACGGGCACGAGGGCATCGCGGCGTTCTGGGACCTCACGATCGCCAACGTGGAACGCTTCAAGTTCGTGATCCGCGATTCGTTCGCGGCCGGCTCCGAGGTGGCCAACGTCGGCACGATCACCACGTTCCTGCCCGGCGGCTACCGGGTGGACACCGACGGGGTGTTCGTCTACCGGGTGAACGAGGCCGGGCTCGTCACGTCGATGCGCGCGTTCTGGGAGACCGAGCGGGCGATGGCCACCGCCCGCCAGGTCTGACCCGGCTGGTCAGGCCTTGCGCGGCACCGAGGCGATGAAGATCCTGGTGCCGCCTGCGTGTGAAAGGTGGATGTCGACGAGGCTGAACCCGCCGACCGGCCCGGCTTCGGTCCAGCCGAAGTTCCGCTGACCGTCCGACACGGTCCGCGTCTGCTCGTCGAACACCGTGGTGCCCTGCCGGAACACGAAAATGACCGTGGTGCTGCCGGGCGCGGGATCGTCGCGGACGAATCCGGTGACCCCGACCGAGCGGTTGTACCGAGTGATCGTGCCCCCGGTGCGGCCGCCGCTGATGTCGCCTCCGAAGTCCGACGACGGAGAGGCGGCCGCGTTCGCGAGGCTCGCGCCACTCAGCGTGGCGACCGCGGACAGGACGAGGCCGATGACGGTTCGTTTCATGACTTTCCCCCAGGAATGGTGTTCCGTAGGGTTCGCAACCTCGCCGACCGCCGGGGAGACGGGTACCGCCATCCGGGCGAGCGGTGTCATAGTGGGATGGTGCGTGAACTCCTGCTGGACCACCCGGTCGTCGCGAGCGTCAAGGACGAGGCCGGGCTGCGTGCCGCCGTGGACGCCGAACCGCCGGTGGTGTTCCTGCTCTTCGGGTCGAT carries:
- a CDS encoding nuclear transport factor 2 family protein — translated: MGIEVSWDTGVQQPPARVAAYASMTAVTAGDKDAWIALFAPDAVVEDPVGPSMFDEQGKGHHGHEGIAAFWDLTIANVERFKFVIRDSFAAGSEVANVGTITTFLPGGYRVDTDGVFVYRVNEAGLVTSMRAFWETERAMATARQV